The DNA window GGCATACGCGTCGTGAGTGTGCCCGCCCTCCACCTGCAGGCAGTTGATGCATTGAGCAACGGGGCTTTTGCCGCGCTGGGCGCCATGACTGGTCCTTATGACATCGTAGATTTCCACGGTTACGGATCCTATTTTTTCGTCCCTCCCGTGAGGGCGTCAGGCAAAATCACCTTCGTCACCTCCCACGGGCTTATCGACGGCCAGTGGCGCAATCCAAAGTATGGGAGGTTCGCCCACAGTATGCTTAGACTTGCCGGCAGGATCGGGATCACCCAGGCCGACCATGTCGTTACGGTTTCCTCCTTCTGGAAAAACAGGATCCGGGATCTTTTCGGGCGGGAGGCAGATGTGCTGCCCAGCGGTATCGAAGCAATAGAGATCCGCAAGCCCGATATCATAAAGAAAAAATACGGGCTTGAGGGAAACGATTATCTCCTCTTTCTCGGAAGGATTGATCCGGTCAAAAGGGTCGACTGGATCATCGACATGGCCCGTTTCGTTCAAACGGGGGACCGTATCGTTATAGCCGGAGGCGCCCAGGATTCCAACACGAAAAGGTACCTCGATGAGCTGAAATCAAGGGCGGACGGCCGGGATCAGATCGTTTTCACCGGACCCGTGGTTGGGAGGGAAAAGCAGGAACTCCTTTCCAACTGCAAATGTCTGCTCACCCCATCTGGCAGCGAAGGTCTTCCCATCGTATTGCTTGAAGGCATGTCCTACGGGAGGGTCTGTATTGCGTCCGATATAGAGGCCCATCGCGAGGTTATTCAAGACCGTGTTAACGGTTTCCTTTTCGACTCGAAGGACAAGGGAGAATTCGTGAAACAGGTAAAATACGCCCTTCGCCTGAACCGTGACCAGATGGTCTGTATGGGTGAAAAGGCCAGAAAGTCTGTATCCGAGCGGTATAACTGGGATCAGACGGCCCGACTGACGGAAGAGATGTTCTTTCGTGTATTGTCAAAAAAACGCTCAAGGGTGATCTGGAAATGAGAATGATCACAG is part of the Deltaproteobacteria bacterium genome and encodes:
- a CDS encoding glycosyltransferase family 4 protein, with amino-acid sequence MIGTKGLPAKWGGIERYVEEISRRLSKRGHQVTVFGSGWYMKDLHQSTYEGIRVVSVPALHLQAVDALSNGAFAALGAMTGPYDIVDFHGYGSYFFVPPVRASGKITFVTSHGLIDGQWRNPKYGRFAHSMLRLAGRIGITQADHVVTVSSFWKNRIRDLFGREADVLPSGIEAIEIRKPDIIKKKYGLEGNDYLLFLGRIDPVKRVDWIIDMARFVQTGDRIVIAGGAQDSNTKRYLDELKSRADGRDQIVFTGPVVGREKQELLSNCKCLLTPSGSEGLPIVLLEGMSYGRVCIASDIEAHREVIQDRVNGFLFDSKDKGEFVKQVKYALRLNRDQMVCMGEKARKSVSERYNWDQTARLTEEMFFRVLSKKRSRVIWK